From the genome of Bactrocera oleae isolate idBacOlea1 chromosome 2, idBacOlea1, whole genome shotgun sequence, one region includes:
- the Elovl7 gene encoding very long chain fatty acid elongase 7 produces MSSIYPTQLAEFKDYYINTIYAGWRDLMDNKSDPRTRDWPLMNSPFPTIAISLSYAYFVKVLGPKLMENRKPFELRKVLIVYNLAQVLFSAWLFYESCIGGWLNGYNIRCEPVDYSNSPRALRVARGCWWYYISKFTEFFDTFFFVMRKRYDQVSTLHVIHHGIMPCSVWWGVKFTPGGHSSFFGFLNTFVHIIMYTYYMLAAMGPKVQKYLWWKKYLTVLQMIQFVLVMVHSFQLFFRNDCNYPIGFAYFIGAHAAMFYFLFSDFYKQAYLKREQKKGKVAANGKLSNGYANGVIKSNGELPKEINGNLKVQDNNKFDGYYKSTLASQLPSGTTTTRQRVFATAHN; encoded by the exons GACTACTACATCAACACAATTTACGCTGGCTGGCGTGATCTCATGGACAACAAATCTGATCCGCGCACACGAGATTGGCCATTGATGAATTCGCCCTTCCCCACCATTGCAATCAGTTTGTCCTACGCATACTTCGTGAAG GTGCTGGGCCCCAAATTGATGGAAAACAGAAAACCTTTTGAGTTGCGCAAAGTCTTAATCGTTTACAATTTGGCGCAAGTGCTTTTCAGCGCTTGGCTATTCTACGag TCCTGCATTGGCGGCTGGCTTAATGGCTATAATATCAGATGCGAGCCTGTAGACTATTCGAATTCACCACGCGCGTTAAGG GTGGCACGAGGATGCTGGTGGTACTACATCTCCAAATTCACCGAGTTCTTCGACACCTTCTTCTTTGTGATGCGTAAACGTTATGATCAAGTGTCGACGCTGCACGTCATTCATCACGGCATTATGCCCTGCTCCGTTTGGTGGGGCGTGAAATTCACACCCGGCGGTCACTCTTCGTTCTTCGGTTTTCTCAACACATTTGTGCATATTATCATGTACACCTATTATATGTTGGCGGCGATGGGACCCAAAGTACAAAAGTATTTGTGGTGGAAGAAATATCTGACTGTCTTACAGATGATTCAATTCGTTTTGGTTATGGTGCATTCATTCCAATTGTTCTTCCGCAACGATTGTAATTATCCAATTGGTTTTGCATACTTTATTGGCGCACATGCGGCCATGTTCTATTTCCTCTTCTCGGACTTCTACAAACAGGCCTATCTCAAGCGGGAGCAGAAG AAGGGGAAAGTCGCTGCCAATGGCAAGCTGAGCAATGGCTATGCAAATGGTGTCATCAAGTCAAACGGTGAGCTGCCCAAAGAGATTAATGGCAATTTGAAAGTGCAGGATAATAACAAATTTGACGGTTACTACAAGTCCACGTTGGCGTCGCAACTGCCCAGtggcacaacaacaacgagaCAGCGAGTCTTCGCCACAGcgcataattaa